Proteins from a single region of Lujinxingia litoralis:
- the era gene encoding GTPase Era, with translation MSDSTPIDLPAGFVALIGQPNVGKSTLMNAVLGVKVAIATSKPQTTRNRILGVQTLSGKGQLCFVDTPGIHQGPKRLNRVMNEVALQSLREVDVVCHMVDVAALAAWQRRTGASGLPPEERYVIERLSQAEVPALLVLNKIDQLKDKNLLLPMIDALSERTEYAGVIPLSALTGEQIDTFVDVVLEHLPHQGLLFPEDMLTDQAERFLAAEFVREQVMLQTRKEIPYSVAVEVEHFNEDEKRDLLEISAVIHVERDSQKGIVIGQGGQRIKAIGQSARAELERFFGRQVFLETFVRVEPQWSEKSRHLHRFGYE, from the coding sequence ATGTCCGACTCCACACCCATCGATTTACCCGCGGGCTTTGTGGCCCTGATCGGCCAGCCCAACGTGGGCAAGTCCACGCTGATGAACGCCGTGCTCGGGGTGAAGGTGGCCATTGCCACCTCCAAACCGCAGACGACGCGAAATCGCATCTTAGGGGTGCAGACCCTCAGTGGGAAGGGCCAGCTCTGCTTTGTCGACACCCCGGGGATTCACCAGGGGCCCAAACGCCTCAACCGGGTGATGAATGAGGTCGCGCTGCAGAGCCTGCGCGAGGTTGACGTGGTCTGCCATATGGTCGATGTGGCCGCGCTGGCTGCCTGGCAGCGTCGGACCGGGGCGTCGGGCTTGCCGCCGGAGGAGCGCTACGTGATTGAGCGTCTCTCCCAGGCAGAGGTGCCCGCGTTGCTGGTGCTCAACAAGATCGATCAGCTCAAGGATAAAAATCTGTTGCTGCCCATGATCGATGCGCTGAGCGAGCGCACCGAGTACGCCGGGGTGATTCCGCTGAGCGCGCTTACCGGCGAGCAGATCGATACCTTTGTGGATGTGGTCCTGGAGCATCTTCCTCACCAGGGATTGCTCTTCCCGGAGGACATGCTCACCGACCAGGCCGAGCGCTTTCTGGCCGCGGAGTTCGTACGCGAACAGGTGATGCTCCAGACCCGCAAGGAGATCCCCTACAGCGTGGCGGTGGAGGTTGAGCACTTTAATGAGGATGAGAAGCGCGACCTTCTGGAGATTTCCGCTGTTATTCACGTTGAGCGCGACAGCCAGAAAGGCATCGTCATCGGGCAGGGTGGCCAGCGTATCAAGGCCATCGGGCAGAGCGCGCGCGCGGAGCTGGAGCGATTCTTCGGACGTCAGGTCTTTCTGGAGACCTTCGTTCGCGTGGAGCCGCAGTGGAGCGAGAAGTCGCGCCACCTGCACCGCTTTGGCTACGAGTAA